The following coding sequences lie in one Yoonia sp. G8-12 genomic window:
- the phnH gene encoding phosphonate C-P lyase system protein PhnH, with amino-acid sequence MQAQTLSGGFADPAIASAAAFRQVMEAMARPGTIHKVTGAAPPAPLSPATGAVLLTLCDPDTPVHLAGALDCDAVRAWIAFHTGAPVAGPSHCMFAVGGWDDLRPLSAYQIGTPQYPDRSATLIVQAERLEPNGAVLSGPGIKETHALSLPEIEAFQQNAGHFPLGLDFIFTCGDRVAALPRTTIVTQKGDV; translated from the coding sequence ATGCAGGCCCAGACCCTGAGCGGCGGATTTGCAGACCCGGCCATCGCCTCGGCGGCTGCGTTCCGTCAGGTGATGGAAGCAATGGCGCGCCCCGGCACGATCCACAAGGTCACTGGTGCCGCGCCGCCAGCGCCCCTTTCTCCAGCGACGGGAGCCGTATTGCTAACCTTGTGTGACCCTGACACCCCTGTGCATCTGGCGGGGGCGCTGGATTGCGATGCGGTGCGAGCCTGGATCGCTTTTCACACGGGCGCGCCGGTCGCTGGGCCGTCTCATTGCATGTTTGCAGTGGGGGGCTGGGACGATCTGAGGCCGCTCAGCGCTTATCAAATCGGAACACCCCAATACCCGGACCGGTCCGCCACGCTGATCGTTCAGGCCGAACGGTTAGAACCAAATGGCGCGGTTCTGTCTGGGCCAGGTATCAAAGAAACGCACGCCTTGTCGTTGCCTGAAATTGAGGCGTTTCAGCAGAATGCAGGACATTTCCCTCTTGGTCTTGATTTCATCTTCACGTGCGGCGACCGCGTGGCGGCTTTGCCACGCACCACAATCGTCACGCAGAAAGGAGACGTCTGA
- the phnG gene encoding phosphonate C-P lyase system protein PhnG, whose amino-acid sequence MKDISEDHAPRQHWLGLMAKAPAGRVATLLDETVTRPAFTWLRAPEVGSTMVRARAGATGGPFNLGEVTVTRCALTLATGEVGHAYIQGRSKVDAEAVALIDALMQTTEAQTLQASVLDVLEAEQTAKRDARAAKAAATKVDFFTMVRGED is encoded by the coding sequence ATGAAAGATATCAGCGAAGACCATGCACCGCGCCAGCACTGGCTCGGCCTTATGGCCAAAGCCCCCGCGGGGCGCGTAGCCACCCTGCTGGACGAGACCGTGACACGCCCTGCGTTCACATGGCTGCGTGCACCCGAGGTCGGCAGCACCATGGTGCGCGCCCGCGCTGGTGCCACAGGCGGCCCGTTCAATTTAGGCGAAGTCACCGTGACGCGCTGTGCGCTGACCCTTGCCACAGGAGAGGTCGGCCATGCCTATATCCAAGGGCGCAGTAAGGTCGATGCAGAGGCGGTGGCACTGATAGACGCCCTGATGCAAACGACGGAAGCACAGACGTTGCAGGCCTCGGTGTTGGACGTGCTCGAGGCGGAACAGACCGCCAAGCGGGATGCGCGTGCCGCCAAAGCGGCCGCCACAAAGGTTGATTTCTTTACAATGGTAAGAGGAGAAGACTGA